One Parasphingorhabdus cellanae genomic region harbors:
- a CDS encoding tetratricopeptide repeat protein → MVGGTAHAKRSDGAEGLNQYVEARLAESVDQPAVAAAIYADSLKKQPDNLLLASKTYVKAVEAGDFDLAVKAVRSLGLRGEIDAEMPLLLFADAFARKDYKAAATATDELVALGNFAFLSPLLNAWLAEASGGNPLVGLATAEKNKTAAYYHLEQFILHGLARGNDEDVMPLLDRLVEKNEARMGPVRIIAARHFLAKGDKVRAVELLERERTGPETKMLRDIRSGSSKKLAQKVNVKVGLGFLFQRLASDLKTQRAYFLALVGAQAAGRIYPDSDYGRLVLGDAHGDSLNNSSARSLFKRISYDSAYGLLAISKEIASYVDDQNYVGGQTRLNELIARDPAAPELQVLMGQLLQMSGDHKAAAGAFAKAIDLAEKRDAPDALLASYWLSLGSAQEQAGLWPAGLESLKKANILLPNSASILNYLGYAQLERRENTASAIDSIRKAHKLRSSSPAITDSLGWAYFITGQHEKAVSYLELARDGEPQDPTINEHLGDAYWTVGRKYEARYAWKSAKLFADAEDMQRLAAKIDLGLQADLVSP, encoded by the coding sequence TTGGTTGGAGGCACTGCCCATGCCAAACGCAGCGACGGAGCGGAAGGGCTGAACCAATATGTTGAGGCACGGTTGGCGGAATCGGTTGATCAACCTGCGGTGGCCGCGGCTATCTATGCCGATTCACTGAAAAAACAGCCTGATAACCTGCTTTTAGCTAGCAAAACCTATGTGAAAGCAGTCGAAGCCGGAGATTTTGATCTTGCTGTAAAAGCGGTTCGCAGTCTGGGTTTGCGCGGCGAGATTGATGCGGAAATGCCGCTTCTGCTGTTTGCAGATGCCTTCGCACGCAAAGATTATAAGGCAGCTGCAACGGCGACTGACGAATTGGTAGCATTGGGCAATTTTGCTTTTCTATCGCCATTGCTAAACGCATGGCTTGCTGAAGCTTCAGGCGGCAATCCTTTAGTCGGATTGGCTACTGCCGAGAAAAACAAAACAGCCGCATATTACCATCTGGAACAGTTTATTCTCCATGGCTTGGCCCGTGGAAATGATGAGGACGTCATGCCTCTGCTCGACAGGTTGGTTGAGAAAAATGAAGCGCGAATGGGCCCTGTTCGTATCATTGCCGCACGGCATTTTCTGGCCAAGGGAGATAAAGTGCGCGCGGTCGAACTATTGGAGCGTGAGAGAACAGGCCCTGAAACAAAAATGCTTCGGGATATTCGGTCCGGTAGTAGCAAAAAACTGGCTCAAAAGGTCAATGTCAAAGTTGGTCTAGGTTTTCTTTTTCAAAGGCTAGCATCAGATTTGAAAACCCAGCGCGCCTATTTTCTAGCGCTTGTTGGCGCGCAGGCAGCCGGACGAATTTACCCTGATAGTGACTATGGGCGCCTTGTTTTGGGTGATGCCCATGGAGACAGTCTGAACAACTCATCTGCCCGCTCCCTGTTTAAAAGGATATCATATGACAGTGCTTATGGTCTTCTGGCGATCAGCAAAGAGATTGCGAGCTATGTGGATGACCAAAACTATGTTGGCGGCCAGACAAGATTGAACGAATTGATTGCTCGGGATCCCGCTGCGCCGGAGTTACAGGTTTTAATGGGGCAATTGCTGCAGATGAGCGGTGATCACAAAGCTGCTGCCGGTGCTTTTGCAAAGGCCATTGATTTGGCCGAAAAGCGCGATGCGCCAGACGCATTACTGGCCAGCTATTGGTTGTCACTTGGTAGCGCACAGGAACAGGCCGGGCTTTGGCCTGCAGGCTTGGAATCGTTGAAGAAAGCAAATATATTGCTGCCCAATTCCGCCAGCATATTAAACTATTTAGGCTACGCACAATTGGAGCGCCGGGAGAATACAGCTTCCGCGATAGATTCCATTCGAAAAGCCCATAAATTGAGATCGTCTTCTCCGGCGATTACGGACTCATTGGGATGGGCCTATTTCATTACCGGCCAGCACGAGAAAGCTGTTAGCTATCTGGAGCTGGCGCGTGATGGTGAACCGCAAGATCCGACGATTAACGAGCATCTTGGCGATGCCTATTGGACGGTTGGGCGTAAATATGAAGCGCGATACGCCTGGAAATCGGCCAAGTTATTCGCCGATGCCGAAGATATGCAGCGGCTGGCCGCCAAAATTGATCTGGGACTACAAGCCGACCTTGTTTCTCCCTAA
- a CDS encoding electron transfer flavoprotein-ubiquinone oxidoreductase: protein MSERESMPYDVVIVGGGPAGLSAAIRFKQMADEAGKDLSVCILEKGSEIGAHILSGAVVDPKALDELLPNWREEDCPMAAVPVTDNQHWVLTKKKKFSIPHILTPPFMHNKGTYTGSLGNLCRWLGERAENMGIEIFPGFAAAEILYNDDGSVKGVATGDMGVARDGSHKPDYQPGLELHAKYTFFAEGVRGHLTKILKEKFALDADSEPQIYGLGIKELWDIEPEKHVPGRVIHSQGWPLSEGSNGGGFLYHQADNQVALGFVTWLNYENPYLSPFEEMQRWKQHPEIRKILEGGKRISYGARAINDGGFQSVPKLFFPGGALIGCSAGFVNVPRIKGTHTAMKTGMMAAEAAFEAIVADRESDELTAYGTAYENSWVREELRVVRNVLPAAEKYGDFLGSIIAGINMWAENFKIKMPFTMKHHPDHTRLKRAEHCTPIEYPKPDGVISFDRLSSVFLSNTNHEEDQPVHLQLKDASIPVDVNLPVFAGPSQRYCPAGVYEFVEDDAGNPKFQINAQNCVHCKTCDIKDPNQNINWVVPEGGGGPNYPNM, encoded by the coding sequence ATGAGTGAACGAGAATCTATGCCTTATGACGTGGTCATTGTTGGCGGTGGGCCAGCAGGACTAAGCGCGGCTATCCGGTTCAAACAAATGGCTGATGAAGCGGGCAAAGATCTTTCTGTATGCATATTGGAAAAAGGATCAGAGATCGGCGCTCACATATTGTCCGGTGCAGTCGTCGATCCCAAGGCTCTGGATGAATTGCTGCCCAATTGGCGCGAGGAAGATTGCCCAATGGCTGCTGTGCCCGTCACGGATAATCAGCACTGGGTTCTGACCAAGAAAAAGAAATTCTCTATTCCGCACATTCTGACCCCGCCGTTCATGCACAATAAGGGAACCTATACCGGATCGCTTGGGAATCTGTGTCGCTGGCTTGGTGAGCGCGCCGAAAATATGGGTATCGAAATTTTCCCAGGTTTTGCAGCTGCTGAAATCCTCTACAATGACGATGGTTCCGTCAAAGGCGTGGCGACCGGTGATATGGGCGTGGCCCGCGACGGCAGTCACAAGCCTGATTATCAGCCTGGATTGGAACTTCATGCAAAATATACTTTCTTTGCAGAGGGTGTTCGCGGACATTTAACAAAGATTCTGAAGGAAAAATTTGCCCTGGATGCCGATAGCGAACCGCAGATTTACGGGCTTGGCATAAAAGAATTGTGGGATATTGAACCGGAAAAGCACGTCCCTGGCCGGGTCATTCACAGCCAGGGTTGGCCGCTGAGTGAAGGGTCTAACGGCGGCGGATTTCTATACCATCAAGCGGACAATCAAGTCGCTTTGGGTTTTGTGACGTGGCTTAACTATGAAAACCCTTATTTGTCCCCGTTTGAAGAAATGCAGCGGTGGAAGCAGCATCCTGAAATCCGCAAGATACTGGAAGGCGGCAAACGTATCTCTTATGGCGCGCGGGCCATTAACGACGGCGGCTTCCAATCCGTGCCAAAACTATTCTTCCCCGGCGGTGCGCTTATCGGTTGCTCTGCTGGCTTTGTGAATGTCCCGCGGATCAAGGGTACCCATACGGCCATGAAAACCGGCATGATGGCGGCTGAAGCCGCTTTTGAAGCCATTGTCGCGGACCGCGAAAGTGATGAATTGACTGCTTACGGCACTGCCTATGAGAATAGTTGGGTGCGCGAGGAATTACGGGTTGTGCGTAATGTTCTGCCTGCAGCAGAAAAATATGGCGATTTCCTGGGATCCATAATCGCCGGTATCAATATGTGGGCGGAGAATTTCAAAATCAAAATGCCGTTCACAATGAAACACCACCCGGATCATACCCGCTTGAAGCGTGCGGAGCATTGCACGCCGATCGAATATCCGAAACCAGACGGCGTTATCAGCTTTGATCGTCTGTCTTCAGTCTTCCTGTCTAATACCAATCATGAGGAAGATCAGCCGGTTCACTTGCAGCTGAAAGACGCGTCCATTCCAGTTGACGTCAATCTACCTGTTTTTGCCGGTCCGTCGCAGCGCTACTGCCCGGCAGGCGTTTATGAGTTCGTCGAAGACGATGCGGGCAATCCTAAATTCCAGATCAATGCGCAAAATTGCGTCCATTGCAAAACCTGTGATATCAAAGACCCGAACCAGAATATTAACTGGGTCGTACCGGAAGGTGGTGGAGGTCCCAATTACCCCAATATGTAA
- a CDS encoding class I SAM-dependent RNA methyltransferase, giving the protein MSTETDPNVILRVAAKGDGVTADGRHVAFSAPLDRLSEEGGLIKGPHHVDPPCQHFKECGGCSLQHLDHESYVQFVVDRVVYALEGQGLSAGTLYPPQISKPKSRIRASLRAAMMGKSFKLGFSGAGSHRIVDLKQCEIMRPELFAVIGPLRDFLKSVARRKHDMNVEMTLADQGVDLCIKNYEPDSLKQREALAAFASSNALARLSVDNGFGPETQWEPEPVTVTFNGISVALPHNSFLQPTGDGKAALVAAMLETVGDTKLVADLFAGLGTFTFALGDNQKVYAAEGSRDAIGALKMAANLAGRQIFTEHRDLFRRPLSPEELNRFGAVILDPPRAGARDQVAQIAQSEVPKVCYISCNPASFARDAKQLCDAGYKLDALWPVGQFLWSTHVELVSSFTKTSAG; this is encoded by the coding sequence ATGAGCACCGAAACCGATCCAAATGTTATCTTGCGCGTTGCTGCAAAGGGCGATGGTGTCACCGCAGACGGCCGTCATGTCGCCTTTTCTGCGCCGCTTGACCGGCTGAGCGAGGAAGGTGGTTTGATCAAAGGACCGCACCATGTCGATCCACCTTGCCAGCATTTCAAGGAATGCGGTGGATGCAGTCTGCAACATCTGGATCACGAGAGCTACGTGCAATTTGTGGTCGATCGCGTCGTCTATGCGCTGGAGGGGCAGGGGCTTTCCGCCGGAACATTGTACCCGCCTCAGATATCCAAGCCGAAAAGCCGCATTAGAGCCAGCCTTCGCGCCGCCATGATGGGCAAAAGCTTCAAGCTCGGGTTTAGCGGCGCGGGCAGCCACCGGATTGTTGATCTCAAGCAATGCGAAATCATGCGGCCCGAGCTTTTTGCCGTGATTGGCCCGCTACGCGATTTTCTGAAATCTGTGGCGCGGCGCAAACATGATATGAATGTCGAGATGACCCTGGCCGATCAAGGCGTTGATCTTTGTATCAAGAATTATGAGCCCGATAGCCTGAAGCAACGCGAAGCACTGGCGGCCTTCGCCTCGTCTAATGCTCTGGCCCGGCTGTCGGTCGATAATGGCTTTGGGCCGGAAACCCAGTGGGAGCCGGAACCAGTCACTGTAACATTTAACGGGATATCGGTGGCTTTGCCGCATAACAGTTTCCTGCAACCCACTGGCGATGGCAAAGCGGCGCTGGTCGCGGCGATGCTGGAAACCGTAGGCGATACAAAATTAGTCGCAGATCTGTTTGCGGGCCTTGGCACGTTCACATTTGCGCTGGGCGACAATCAAAAAGTTTATGCTGCGGAGGGTTCCCGGGATGCAATCGGCGCGTTGAAAATGGCCGCCAACCTGGCCGGTCGCCAGATATTTACAGAACATCGCGATCTGTTCAGACGGCCTCTTAGTCCCGAAGAACTGAACCGGTTCGGAGCAGTGATACTGGATCCCCCTCGTGCCGGTGCGCGGGATCAGGTGGCCCAGATCGCGCAATCAGAGGTACCCAAGGTCTGTTACATCAGTTGCAATCCAGCTAGTTTTGCGCGTGATGCAAAGCAGCTTTGTGATGCGGGGTACAAGCTAGATGCGCTTTGGCCAGTCGGTCAGTTTCTGTGGTCGACCCATGTGGAGCTGGTATCAAGCTTCACAAAGACATCGGCGGGATAG
- the ilvD gene encoding dihydroxy-acid dehydratase — protein MTRTFDKSNLPSRHVSVGPERAPQRSYYYAMGMTEEDIAKPFVGIASAGNDSAPCNTLLDAQADMARQGVIEAGGTPRRFNTITVTDGIAMGHQGMKSSLVSREVIADSVEVSVRGHCYDAVVAYAGCDKSLPGMMMAMLRLNVPSIFVYGGSILPGRFHDEDVTVVDVFEAVGQHSAGNCPLQELIELEKVACPGHGACGGQFTANTMACVAEAIGLSLPNSNMAPAPYESRDDMAVAAGRQVMDLIERNLRPRDICTREAFVNAARIVAATGGSTNAALHLPAMASEAGIDFDLFDVAEAFKSTPYLADLKPGGKYVARDMHNAGGVYMLMKTMMDNDLLNGDCITVTGKTLGENIEEITWNSDQKVIYDVKNAITETGGVVGLKGSLAPEGAIVKVAGMARLQFRGPAQIFECEEDAFDAVEKRMIKEGSVIIIRNEGPKGGPGMREMLATTAALYGQGMGEKVALITDGRFSGATRGFCIGHVGPEAADGGPIGLVEEGDIINIDAEAGTIDLEVDAKTLEERRSRYTPHVNDYGSGALWRYAQNVGPAYKGAVTHPGAKAEKHVYADI, from the coding sequence ATGACCCGGACGTTCGACAAATCCAATCTTCCTAGCCGTCATGTCAGTGTCGGCCCAGAGCGTGCGCCACAGCGCAGCTATTATTATGCCATGGGCATGACCGAAGAAGATATTGCGAAGCCCTTTGTTGGTATTGCGTCGGCGGGCAATGACAGCGCGCCGTGCAACACTTTGCTGGATGCTCAGGCGGATATGGCGCGTCAGGGCGTCATCGAAGCTGGCGGCACACCGCGCCGGTTCAACACGATCACCGTGACCGATGGTATCGCCATGGGACATCAAGGGATGAAGTCTTCTTTGGTTTCCCGCGAAGTGATTGCTGACTCGGTCGAAGTCAGTGTCCGCGGCCATTGTTATGACGCCGTCGTTGCCTATGCCGGTTGTGATAAAAGTCTGCCAGGTATGATGATGGCGATGCTGCGGCTCAATGTACCGTCGATATTCGTCTATGGCGGCTCGATATTACCGGGTCGTTTCCACGATGAGGACGTTACGGTTGTAGATGTTTTCGAAGCGGTTGGTCAGCATAGCGCAGGCAATTGCCCACTGCAGGAGCTGATTGAACTGGAAAAAGTGGCATGCCCTGGTCATGGCGCCTGTGGTGGTCAGTTTACCGCCAACACCATGGCCTGCGTAGCTGAGGCGATCGGATTGTCACTACCCAACAGCAATATGGCCCCGGCCCCTTATGAAAGCCGCGATGACATGGCGGTGGCGGCAGGACGTCAGGTTATGGACCTGATCGAACGCAACCTGCGTCCACGCGATATCTGCACCAGAGAGGCCTTTGTGAACGCCGCCCGTATCGTTGCCGCCACCGGCGGTTCAACCAATGCGGCGCTCCATTTGCCAGCCATGGCCAGTGAAGCGGGTATCGATTTCGATCTGTTCGATGTGGCAGAAGCCTTTAAATCAACACCTTATCTGGCGGATTTGAAACCCGGCGGCAAATATGTTGCGAGAGACATGCACAACGCTGGCGGTGTCTATATGCTGATGAAAACCATGATGGATAATGATCTGCTTAACGGCGATTGCATCACGGTAACCGGTAAAACACTGGGCGAAAATATCGAAGAAATTACATGGAATAGCGACCAGAAGGTCATATATGATGTTAAGAATGCGATTACGGAAACCGGCGGTGTTGTCGGGCTGAAGGGATCGTTGGCACCGGAAGGAGCCATCGTGAAGGTCGCCGGGATGGCGCGCCTGCAATTTCGCGGTCCCGCACAGATATTCGAATGTGAAGAAGATGCCTTTGACGCGGTTGAAAAGCGCATGATAAAGGAAGGCTCGGTCATCATCATCCGCAACGAAGGGCCGAAAGGTGGCCCGGGTATGCGCGAAATGCTGGCCACCACCGCAGCGCTCTATGGTCAGGGCATGGGCGAAAAAGTTGCCCTAATTACTGATGGCCGTTTTTCAGGGGCTACGCGGGGCTTCTGTATCGGCCATGTTGGGCCAGAAGCAGCAGATGGCGGGCCAATCGGTTTGGTAGAAGAAGGTGACATCATCAACATCGATGCGGAGGCGGGCACAATCGATCTCGAAGTTGATGCAAAAACCCTGGAAGAGCGCCGCTCACGCTATACGCCCCATGTGAATGATTATGGGTCAGGTGCATTATGGCGCTATGCCCAGAATGTTGGTCCCGCCTATAAGGGAGCGGTTACCCATCCCGGAGCGAAAGCGGAAAAACATGTCTACGCGGATATTTAG
- a CDS encoding 4-(cytidine 5'-diphospho)-2-C-methyl-D-erythritol kinase has translation MTAENPTIDDSEIACAKINLALHVRRRLPDGYHDIETIFAFLDCGDHLSVIAGTNIELSVEGQFSDGLSNSDNLVLDAARLLALHANIDAGAKITLDKRLPVASGIGGGSADAAATLRLLNRFWNTELSLESLAKLSEPLGADVPACVINQTCHGAGIGQDLMPIENGKLSGHHVLLVNPLVPVSTAAVFRDWDGVDHGGLEGSDPLLAAMAGRNDLQKPAQILAPVIGDLLSELNKTDSVIARMSGSGATCFGIYETEQLSHAAEKRIVETLPNVWTMVGGLR, from the coding sequence ATGACGGCAGAAAACCCTACTATCGATGACAGCGAAATTGCCTGCGCGAAGATAAATCTCGCATTGCATGTGCGGCGACGGTTGCCGGACGGCTATCATGATATTGAGACGATATTCGCGTTTCTGGATTGCGGTGATCATTTATCCGTTATCGCTGGAACCAACATTGAACTGTCAGTCGAAGGCCAGTTTTCTGACGGTTTGAGCAATAGCGATAATTTGGTGTTGGATGCTGCCCGTCTGCTCGCGTTGCATGCTAACATTGATGCAGGCGCGAAAATCACTCTCGACAAGCGCCTTCCTGTGGCATCGGGAATCGGCGGCGGTTCGGCTGACGCTGCAGCAACCTTGCGGTTATTGAACCGGTTTTGGAACACCGAGCTGTCGTTAGAGTCATTAGCAAAGCTTTCAGAACCTTTGGGTGCAGACGTCCCGGCTTGTGTGATCAATCAAACTTGCCACGGTGCGGGCATAGGGCAGGACCTTATGCCAATAGAAAATGGCAAATTGTCGGGCCACCATGTTTTGTTGGTGAATCCTTTGGTTCCGGTGTCTACGGCTGCTGTGTTTCGGGATTGGGATGGCGTTGATCATGGCGGCCTCGAAGGTAGCGATCCGCTTCTTGCCGCCATGGCTGGTCGCAATGACTTGCAAAAGCCGGCACAAATTCTGGCACCAGTCATAGGGGATCTGCTGTCCGAACTGAATAAAACGGATTCGGTTATCGCCAGAATGTCAGGATCAGGTGCCACCTGTTTCGGAATTTATGAAACTGAACAGCTATCCCATGCGGCTGAAAAACGCATCGTTGAAACATTGCCCAATGTTTGGACTATGGTGGGAGGATTGAGATGA
- a CDS encoding carbon-nitrogen hydrolase family protein translates to MPNLLNVAIVQAAPVPLCIDKGIEQAVSLARSASDQGAQMIGFGETFLGGYPIWLDEAPSAALWDHPGSKALHRILMDQAIIENDPRLAPLQDLADATKSCISIGVHERMRSSLYNNQMLFRPDMPVLNHRKLVPTHGERLIWNRGDGSTINVHQADWGRAGNLICWEHWMPLARAAMHNLREDVHVAAWPTVRESYQIASRHYAFEGGCHVLAAGTLLHRDDLLEGLNLGGGNAEAEALFMEIPDTQLQFGQSIIVGPDATILAEAGERDMILTAEINLDSGKEAKAALDVDGHYSRADVFDLTVDTRPKEGVNWSED, encoded by the coding sequence ATGCCAAACCTTTTGAATGTCGCAATCGTTCAGGCGGCACCGGTTCCGCTGTGCATAGACAAGGGTATCGAACAGGCGGTCAGTCTGGCACGCAGTGCCAGTGACCAGGGCGCGCAGATGATCGGTTTTGGCGAGACATTTCTGGGCGGTTATCCGATCTGGCTTGACGAGGCACCCAGCGCTGCGTTGTGGGATCATCCCGGCAGCAAGGCCTTGCACCGCATCCTGATGGATCAAGCGATCATCGAGAATGACCCGCGACTGGCGCCGCTGCAGGATCTGGCAGATGCGACCAAATCGTGCATTTCCATCGGCGTGCATGAGCGGATGCGTTCCAGTCTCTACAACAACCAGATGCTGTTCCGGCCCGACATGCCGGTGCTGAATCACCGCAAGCTCGTTCCAACCCATGGGGAGCGCTTGATCTGGAATCGCGGCGATGGTTCGACCATTAACGTACATCAGGCCGACTGGGGCCGGGCGGGGAATCTGATTTGCTGGGAGCACTGGATGCCCCTCGCTCGCGCCGCGATGCATAATCTGCGCGAAGATGTTCATGTCGCGGCCTGGCCGACGGTGCGAGAGAGCTATCAGATTGCCTCACGCCATTATGCCTTTGAGGGCGGGTGCCATGTGCTGGCGGCAGGCACATTGCTACACCGCGATGATCTGCTCGAAGGCCTGAACCTGGGCGGCGGTAATGCCGAAGCGGAGGCGCTGTTCATGGAAATTCCAGACACACAGCTGCAATTCGGTCAAAGCATCATTGTCGGTCCCGATGCCACTATTTTGGCAGAAGCGGGCGAGCGGGACATGATCCTGACAGCCGAGATCAACCTGGATTCCGGCAAGGAAGCCAAGGCGGCGCTGGACGTCGACGGCCATTACTCCAGAGCGGACGTGTTCGACCTAACGGTAGATACGCGGCCAAAAGAGGGCGTGAACTGGTCCGAAGACTAG
- a CDS encoding N-formylglutamate amidohydrolase, which yields MTEPYEIFGMPQERGILVVVDHASNHVPPDIDLGIDPALLEDHIAYDIGVANIARYMAESPGYLSILGTVSRLVVDLNRYPDEDGVVPKHSDGVEIPGNIIDQSEKAARLDRFFHPYHDRVAALIRDLDPVLTLFLHSFTPKLRTDHADVRPWQVGVLYNEYDVASRLAIQLLEQEELVVGDQQPYSGKDLHATMKRQAEDIGKPYTEIEIRQDMVSEETGQRRFAEILLRTCDKMRTGLA from the coding sequence ATGACGGAACCCTATGAGATCTTTGGAATGCCGCAAGAACGGGGTATTCTGGTGGTCGTTGATCATGCTTCCAATCACGTTCCACCCGATATTGATCTTGGCATCGATCCGGCGCTTCTTGAAGACCATATCGCTTATGATATCGGTGTTGCGAATATCGCGCGATATATGGCGGAATCGCCGGGTTATCTCAGCATTTTGGGCACAGTATCGCGTCTTGTTGTGGACCTTAACCGTTATCCTGACGAGGACGGCGTGGTTCCAAAACATAGCGACGGCGTTGAAATTCCCGGAAATATAATCGACCAATCGGAGAAAGCCGCGCGTCTCGATCGATTTTTTCACCCTTATCATGACCGGGTTGCGGCTCTGATCCGCGATCTCGACCCCGTTTTGACCTTGTTTCTGCATAGTTTTACGCCAAAACTGCGCACCGATCATGCTGATGTCCGGCCCTGGCAGGTCGGCGTTCTATATAACGAGTATGACGTTGCATCGCGTCTGGCCATTCAGCTTTTGGAACAGGAAGAATTGGTTGTCGGTGACCAACAGCCCTATTCTGGCAAAGACCTCCACGCGACTATGAAACGACAGGCCGAAGATATCGGAAAGCCCTATACGGAAATAGAAATTCGCCAGGATATGGTTTCAGAAGAAACCGGACAGCGGCGTTTTGCCGAAATATTGTTACGAACGTGCGATAAAATGCGAACAGGGCTTGCGTGA
- a CDS encoding NAD(P)H-hydrate dehydratase translates to MLNHGHILTAAEMQAAEKQLIDSGASVIELMHRAGTGAADYIWRAAPHCPTMVLCGPGNNGGDGYVIAQALLEKGADVAIAASGEPATDAAKNAKSLWQGQTYALDDARPATQFVDCLFGTGLTRPVSGALLGHHQRLFDRAGRRVAVDLPSGIETDTGVTFNPVSRYDLTIALGAFKPAHYLAPACGLAGDLVGVDIGVDAASAVQLLARPTVKAPKTGDHKYTRGLVAVVAGRMQGAAKLTGLAAQRSGAGYVKVFAGTGVSSPSHSIVVEPHENGVQLQEQLSDDRIAIIVIGPGLGRDSHAEKLLDLALDIEKPVLLDADALILLSNTGLSRLKDRSSPVIMTPHTGEFAAIFGNDKGSKIDLTRKLAANSGAIVVHKGSDSVIADPEGAVSLASLSSSWLSTAGTGDVLAGMIAARFAVEKEAFLAGKQGQWLHSRAAKLAGPAFSPEILIDHIPKALQECL, encoded by the coding sequence ATGCTCAATCATGGGCATATCCTGACCGCTGCCGAGATGCAGGCTGCCGAAAAGCAACTCATAGATAGCGGAGCATCAGTAATTGAGCTGATGCACAGGGCCGGCACGGGCGCTGCTGACTATATCTGGCGGGCGGCGCCCCATTGCCCGACGATGGTGCTCTGCGGTCCCGGCAATAATGGCGGTGACGGATATGTTATTGCCCAAGCGCTTTTGGAAAAAGGGGCAGACGTTGCCATTGCGGCGAGCGGTGAACCCGCGACGGATGCCGCGAAAAATGCGAAATCCCTCTGGCAGGGACAAACATATGCACTGGATGATGCCCGACCAGCGACGCAATTTGTCGATTGCCTATTTGGAACCGGACTGACCCGACCGGTATCCGGTGCCTTGTTGGGCCACCACCAACGCCTGTTCGACAGGGCAGGGCGACGGGTGGCGGTTGATCTACCTAGCGGTATTGAAACCGATACAGGCGTGACATTCAATCCGGTGTCCCGATATGACCTGACCATCGCGCTGGGAGCCTTCAAACCTGCCCATTATCTTGCACCAGCATGCGGACTTGCGGGTGATCTGGTCGGGGTAGACATAGGCGTTGATGCAGCTTCAGCCGTCCAGTTACTGGCCCGGCCGACAGTGAAAGCGCCTAAGACAGGCGACCATAAATATACCAGGGGACTCGTCGCTGTTGTTGCTGGCCGCATGCAGGGAGCAGCGAAACTGACCGGCTTGGCGGCACAGCGATCAGGTGCTGGCTATGTTAAGGTTTTCGCTGGAACCGGCGTCTCCTCACCTAGTCATAGTATCGTTGTCGAGCCTCACGAGAATGGGGTTCAACTGCAAGAGCAATTATCCGATGACAGAATCGCGATCATTGTCATCGGCCCAGGGTTGGGCCGGGACAGTCATGCAGAAAAGCTGCTGGATTTAGCTTTGGATATCGAAAAGCCGGTTTTGCTGGATGCCGATGCTTTGATTCTTTTGAGCAATACGGGTCTCAGCCGTCTGAAAGACCGATCATCGCCGGTCATCATGACACCGCATACTGGTGAGTTCGCGGCAATATTCGGAAACGACAAAGGGTCGAAAATCGACCTTACAAGAAAACTGGCTGCCAATAGCGGTGCTATTGTTGTTCACAAAGGTAGTGACAGCGTGATTGCCGATCCTGAAGGCGCGGTGTCTCTGGCATCCTTATCGTCAAGCTGGCTTTCTACAGCTGGAACCGGCGATGTTCTGGCCGGCATGATTGCGGCCCGCTTTGCAGTTGAAAAAGAGGCTTTTCTAGCCGGAAAACAGGGGCAATGGCTGCATAGCCGTGCGGCCAAACTGGCCGGACCCGCCTTTTCACCAGAGATACTGATTGATCATATCCCGAAAGCGCTACAAGAGTGCCTATGA
- a CDS encoding MAPEG family protein: MENNLILQPVVALILWTMIMWLWMYVTRIPAMNKADIDVDNLIGGVGSDLDAVIPEKIQWKAHNYNHLLDEPTLFYAVCLVLALVSQGDGVSLAIAWAYVGLRVIHSLIQVISNRIKYRFLVFALSSLCIIALAIHAAIAVFH; encoded by the coding sequence ATGGAAAATAATCTTATCTTGCAGCCGGTCGTGGCGCTCATATTGTGGACCATGATCATGTGGCTGTGGATGTATGTCACGCGCATTCCAGCGATGAACAAGGCTGACATTGATGTGGACAATCTGATTGGTGGGGTCGGGAGTGATCTTGATGCGGTGATCCCAGAAAAAATTCAGTGGAAGGCGCATAATTATAATCATCTACTCGACGAGCCAACTCTTTTTTATGCGGTGTGTCTGGTGCTTGCTTTGGTCAGTCAAGGTGACGGCGTCAGCCTGGCGATAGCTTGGGCATATGTCGGTTTGCGGGTTATTCATAGCTTGATTCAGGTTATATCGAACCGGATCAAATACCGCTTTTTGGTATTTGCATTGTCGAGCCTGTGTATTATCGCTCTGGCCATCCACGCAGCGATTGCAGTGTTCCACTAA